The Bubalus kerabau isolate K-KA32 ecotype Philippines breed swamp buffalo chromosome 12, PCC_UOA_SB_1v2, whole genome shotgun sequence region TCTTGTATTTGTTTCTCATGAGTGTAACCCTGGACCATGActttgatatctttgcttttttgtctTTGGGTGGCCTAACCTACATTAACGTGAAGgttgaacattttaaaacttttctccCAAAATCATGATGATGATTtactttattaataaataaagtcCTGTATTTGAACAGTAGTTGTTATTGTTATAAACTGATATTTACAAAGTGAAAGAATAGCTGATTTTTGCCATCTTGAAAATCAGGTAACATACAGTGTTGAGTTAGAAATAAGAATGTACTAATTTTctactattttctaaataatctACTAATAACCACAAGTATTACTTGACTGTGACTACACTGTAGCTTACCTAGGCCAAAGATACAGATGGGTTTATCAAAAAAGCTTTAATTCAGCTTTTACTAAACATAATTTTCAGTTGTCCACTTTTAGAGGTAAATCTCAGCAGAAAACGTTATTTCCTTGAGTCTGTTTAACTGAAAAAGCTCGTTTTTTCCATTTGCGTTTAGTCAGTTATTGTTGACAGAAGGTACGGCTGCGTGATCAAGCCCCAACAAGAATCTCGCACTGACGCCCAAAAAGCACAGTTGGTAGCTTTATTGCGGCTTCGTACAAATGACGTTTATGTCGCTTGTGACGCAGGCCATGCCTGTACCGTCCCTCAAGGACGGACGAGCCCCGCCTGCGGGCAGTGGAGCGTGTGGGGCCGGGGGCCGGCGGGGCTCACGGTCAGGACCACTTCCTGGTGACGTTGAGGTGGTCGAGTTGGTCCTCCAGCCGACGGTGCGCGGGGAACTTGGCGGCCTGCGCCGCCTTGAGCGCCTCGAAGGCGGCCGCCCTGCGGGCCGCCGCGTGGCCGCGCTCCTGCTCGGCCGTGAGGAAGGGCCGGCTCAGCCAGTAGTGGTTCTCCGCTTCTATCTCCAGGCGACGGATCATATTCTGCTTCGCCAGTGCCGACACGGTCCGCGGCCGCCGGTGCTTCCCGATCCACTGCCGGCCGGGGATGCGGCCGCGGCACAGGAGCGCGGTCAGGAACATGGCGCCTGCCGAGGAAAAGAGAGGAGATGACTGCGCGCTGGATGCGGGAAATGGGACAGGGGAGCCCCGCAGCCTCCCGCAGGCCGCCTC contains the following coding sequences:
- the MRPL57 gene encoding large ribosomal subunit protein mL63, encoding MFLTALLCRGRIPGRQWIGKHRRPRTVSALAKQNMIRRLEIEAENHYWLSRPFLTAEQERGHAAARRAAAFEALKAAQAAKFPAHRRLEDQLDHLNVTRKWS